In Myxococcales bacterium, one DNA window encodes the following:
- the rph gene encoding ribonuclease PH, whose amino-acid sequence MRFDGRKATELRPVLLARGIADFAEGSCQAQFGRTIVYCTASVEQQTPRWRKAEEGGWITGEYDMLPRANRERKQRGGNRNGRALEISRLIGRSLRAVADLSRMPGLTITLDCDVLQGDGGTRTAAITGSYVALADALAWCRDRGLIKADPLLDSVAAISVGLVNGQALLDLCYEEDSAASADANFVITGQGRLVEVQITGEEATFDEADIQRLLALAKKGTAVLKKLQRQALEMPPLRQGD is encoded by the coding sequence ATGCGATTTGACGGCAGAAAAGCGACGGAATTGCGGCCGGTTCTTTTAGCGCGGGGTATCGCCGATTTCGCGGAAGGCAGTTGCCAGGCACAGTTCGGCCGAACCATCGTCTATTGCACCGCCAGCGTCGAACAGCAAACACCGCGTTGGCGCAAAGCCGAGGAAGGCGGCTGGATCACCGGGGAATACGACATGTTGCCACGCGCCAACCGCGAACGGAAACAGCGTGGCGGCAATCGCAACGGCCGGGCCCTCGAGATCAGCCGCCTGATCGGTCGCAGCCTGCGGGCCGTCGCCGACCTGTCGCGGATGCCGGGCCTGACCATTACCCTCGACTGCGATGTCCTGCAGGGCGACGGCGGCACGCGCACCGCCGCGATCACCGGCAGTTACGTGGCGTTGGCCGACGCACTCGCCTGGTGCCGTGATCGCGGTCTGATCAAGGCCGATCCCCTGCTGGATTCCGTGGCCGCGATCAGCGTGGGTTTGGTGAACGGCCAGGCGTTGCTGGATTTGTGCTACGAGGAAGATTCGGCTGCCAGCGCGGACGCGAATTTCGTCATCACCGGCCAGGGCCGCCTGGTCGAGGTCCAGATCACCGGCGAGGAAGCCACGTTTGACGAGGCGGATATCCAACGCCTGCTGGCGCTCGCCAAAAAAGGCACCGCGGTTTTGAAGAAGTTGCAACGGCAAGCGTTGGAAATGCCGCCGTTGCGCCAGGGCGATTGA
- a CDS encoding iron-containing alcohol dehydrogenase family protein yields the protein MTDIKQALPVYGTDLIPTLDQRYFDDCVVFCAPEAWNIAKHQFKFPPKEIAVPKEMEQARLERRIQRMPQSETVFGIGGGSACDAAKLFAHLTHARLILVPSILSVDAPFTKAIGVRVNHRVRYVGEVYPDHLLIDFNLIRQAPPKLNRAGVGDILSIYTALSDWRLAHQATGEAFDETLAGQSQALLDRLFAGATAIRDCTDEGLKLLSELYVAEVALCEIAGNSRPEEGSEHYFAYCLESLTHKQYLHGELIALGVLLGALYQEQPLDRILAFLHETQVEYRPAAIGVTDEEICHTLIALPQYLTEERQLPYGIYHHKGMTPESADALLNRLHSVI from the coding sequence GTGACCGACATCAAGCAAGCCCTTCCCGTCTACGGAACCGACCTGATCCCGACTCTCGATCAACGGTACTTTGACGATTGCGTGGTTTTTTGCGCGCCGGAGGCGTGGAATATCGCCAAGCACCAATTCAAATTTCCGCCGAAGGAAATCGCCGTTCCCAAGGAAATGGAGCAGGCGCGCCTCGAACGCCGCATCCAACGCATGCCGCAAAGCGAAACGGTTTTCGGCATCGGCGGCGGCAGCGCCTGCGACGCGGCCAAGCTCTTCGCTCATTTGACGCACGCCAGGTTGATTCTCGTCCCCTCGATTTTAAGTGTGGATGCGCCCTTCACCAAAGCGATCGGCGTGCGCGTCAACCACCGGGTGCGGTACGTCGGCGAGGTCTATCCCGATCATCTGCTGATCGACTTCAACCTGATCCGTCAGGCGCCGCCGAAGCTGAACCGCGCCGGCGTCGGCGACATTCTGTCGATTTATACGGCGCTCAGTGATTGGCGGCTGGCGCATCAGGCGACGGGCGAAGCGTTCGACGAAACGCTCGCCGGGCAATCCCAGGCGCTTCTGGATCGGCTGTTTGCCGGCGCGACGGCGATCCGCGATTGCACCGACGAGGGTTTGAAGTTGCTGTCCGAACTGTACGTCGCGGAAGTGGCGCTGTGCGAAATCGCCGGCAACAGTCGCCCCGAGGAAGGCTCCGAACACTATTTCGCCTACTGTCTCGAATCGCTGACCCACAAACAGTATCTCCACGGCGAATTGATCGCACTCGGCGTGTTGCTCGGCGCGCTTTATCAGGAACAGCCGCTGGATCGCATTCTTGCCTTCCTTCATGAAACGCAGGTCGAATACCGGCCGGCGGCAATCGGCGTTACCGACGAGGAGATCTGCCATACATTGATCGCGTTGCCGCAATACCTGACGGAAGAACGGCAATTGCCCTACGGCATCTACCACCACAAAGGCATGACGCCGGAAAGCGCGGATGCCTTGCTGAACCGCCTTCATTCGGTAATCTAA
- a CDS encoding XTP/dITP diphosphatase, with the protein MKILIATSNRGKLRELRQILEPLGIETIGLGDLPPIESPEETGATFSANARLKALYYAQHAGIPAIADDSGLCVDALNGEPGVRSARYSDPGATDRRNNAKLLAALTEQAERRARFVCVSVCAKPTGEIVEARGECEGEILAAPRGENGFGYDPVFYYAPLAATFAELPPEEKNRVSHRGRSLRRLAELLPSFLAGGK; encoded by the coding sequence ATGAAAATCCTGATCGCGACCAGCAACCGGGGCAAGCTGCGCGAACTGCGCCAGATACTCGAACCGCTCGGCATCGAAACGATCGGCCTGGGCGATCTGCCCCCCATCGAATCGCCGGAGGAAACCGGGGCCACTTTCTCGGCAAACGCCCGCCTCAAGGCCCTCTATTATGCGCAGCACGCCGGAATACCGGCCATTGCCGACGATTCCGGTTTGTGCGTGGACGCCCTGAACGGCGAACCGGGCGTGCGGAGCGCGCGCTATTCCGATCCCGGCGCCACGGATCGCCGCAACAATGCCAAGCTGCTCGCGGCGCTGACGGAGCAGGCCGAACGCCGGGCCCGGTTCGTTTGCGTCAGCGTCTGCGCCAAGCCGACCGGTGAAATCGTCGAGGCGCGCGGCGAGTGCGAGGGAGAAATCCTGGCCGCGCCGCGCGGCGAAAACGGCTTCGGATACGACCCGGTTTTTTATTATGCGCCCCTTGCGGCCACCTTTGCGGAATTGCCGCCGGAAGAAAAAAACCGCGTCAGTCACCGGGGCCGGTCGCTCCGGCGGTTGGCGGAACTGCTGCCGTCGTTTCTGGCCGGCGGGAAATAA
- the amrS gene encoding AmmeMemoRadiSam system radical SAM enzyme codes for MEMKPHSEGLTRRDFLSLLAGVGGALCLGCMKGANSSETPRPLPAEKTAAFHPARFWKAESGAIQCDLCPHGCTIKPGETGFCRVRRNDNGQLVSLVYGQPVTVNNDPIEKKPFNHVLPGSFAFSLATVGCNMTCRHCQNWQISQAKPGDLPAYNWSPEDLVRQAKTAKSRAIAFTYNEPTIWTEYVLDTAAAAKTVGLPTILISNGFIREAPQRELAKSLLAYKVDLKGFSEKFYRDICGASLQPVLDGMVRVREEKCWLEIVTLVIPTLNDDPQELRQLAKWVLDHLGPDVPVHFTRFQPLYRLRNLPRTPVETLEKARQIALDAGLHYPYVGNVPGHPGGNTYCPHCGATVIRRVGFTTELVGMKDGACAKCRTAIAGVWS; via the coding sequence ATGGAAATGAAGCCTCATTCCGAAGGCCTGACACGGCGCGATTTTCTGTCCTTGCTCGCCGGCGTCGGCGGCGCGCTATGCCTGGGCTGCATGAAAGGCGCCAATTCGTCCGAAACGCCTCGTCCCCTTCCGGCCGAAAAGACCGCCGCTTTTCATCCGGCCCGGTTCTGGAAGGCCGAATCCGGGGCGATTCAATGCGATCTCTGCCCGCACGGCTGCACGATCAAACCGGGCGAGACGGGCTTCTGCCGCGTCCGTCGCAATGACAACGGTCAACTCGTCAGCCTGGTTTACGGCCAGCCCGTGACGGTCAACAACGATCCGATCGAGAAAAAGCCGTTCAACCACGTTCTTCCGGGTTCGTTCGCGTTTTCGCTGGCTACCGTCGGTTGCAACATGACTTGCCGCCATTGCCAGAACTGGCAGATCTCTCAAGCCAAGCCCGGCGACCTTCCCGCTTACAACTGGTCGCCGGAAGATCTCGTCCGCCAGGCCAAAACGGCCAAAAGCCGGGCCATCGCCTTTACCTACAACGAGCCGACAATCTGGACCGAATACGTTTTGGACACGGCGGCCGCGGCGAAAACGGTTGGCCTGCCGACGATCCTGATCAGTAACGGCTTCATCCGCGAGGCCCCGCAACGTGAACTGGCCAAATCATTGCTCGCGTATAAAGTCGACTTGAAGGGTTTTTCCGAAAAATTCTACCGCGACATCTGCGGGGCGAGTTTGCAACCGGTGCTGGACGGCATGGTGCGCGTCCGCGAAGAGAAGTGCTGGCTGGAGATTGTCACGCTGGTGATTCCCACCCTCAACGACGATCCGCAGGAATTGCGGCAGCTCGCCAAATGGGTGCTGGACCATCTCGGGCCGGACGTTCCGGTTCATTTCACGCGATTTCAACCACTCTACCGGCTGCGCAACCTGCCGCGCACGCCGGTCGAAACGCTGGAAAAAGCTCGCCAGATCGCCTTGGACGCCGGCTTGCATTACCCGTACGTCGGCAACGTGCCCGGACACCCGGGAGGCAACACCTATTGCCCGCACTGCGGCGCAACGGTCATCCGCCGGGTCGGCTTCACCACGGAATTGGTCGGGATGAAGGACGGCGCTTGCGCCAAATGTCGCACGGCCATTGCCGGCGTCTGGTCCTAA
- a CDS encoding dephospho-CoA kinase: MKVVGLTGGLASGKSVVTAIFRELGAATLDADQVAHDLLHPGRSGHREVVRRFGPEILTAEGAIDRGVLGRLVFQDPQARRDLEAIVHPLVYQEIAAWIAAEQNKNTPLAIIEIPLLFESVSPVGFHHTICVTATRRAQIDRAKERSGYDETTIAGILAAQMPPAEQARRADFTIDNSGDLAATRRQVAALYEKLVRPS, encoded by the coding sequence ATGAAGGTTGTCGGGCTGACGGGCGGCCTGGCCAGCGGGAAAAGTGTCGTCACCGCCATTTTCCGCGAACTCGGCGCCGCCACGCTGGACGCCGATCAGGTCGCGCATGACCTGCTCCATCCGGGCCGAAGCGGTCATCGGGAAGTTGTCCGTCGCTTCGGTCCGGAAATCCTGACCGCCGAAGGCGCCATCGACCGCGGCGTCCTGGGCCGGCTGGTTTTTCAAGATCCGCAAGCCCGCCGCGACCTGGAAGCGATCGTCCATCCGTTGGTCTATCAGGAAATCGCCGCCTGGATCGCGGCCGAGCAAAACAAAAACACGCCACTGGCCATCATCGAAATCCCGCTGTTGTTCGAGTCGGTTTCGCCGGTCGGTTTCCACCACACAATTTGCGTCACGGCGACGCGCCGCGCCCAGATCGACCGCGCCAAGGAACGTTCGGGATACGACGAGACGACCATCGCCGGCATTCTCGCGGCACAGATGCCGCCCGCCGAACAGGCGCGCCGGGCGGATTTCACGATCGATAACAGCGGCGATCTCGCGGCAACGCGGCGGCAGGTCGCGGCGCTTTACGAAAAATTGGTGCGGCCATCCTGA
- a CDS encoding HD domain-containing protein — protein sequence MNPQTLIDLAMQLDRLESLPRMGYLMRGIAHPESVAAHVFGVAVWSMLLADELGGVDPLKVLRLALLHELGEVKLTDIPKIAEEYLPLGAKDAAETKIAAELLSGLEVRGEEYLRLFTEYQEARTREARLVHAADKLQMMAKVLRYQQNGATGVDGFWNHAPNFRDFDLPEVREIFAELRRRRPVVATGSPAEP from the coding sequence GTGAATCCGCAAACGCTGATCGACCTGGCGATGCAACTGGACCGGCTCGAATCGCTGCCACGCATGGGTTACCTGATGCGCGGGATCGCGCACCCGGAATCGGTGGCCGCTCACGTTTTCGGAGTCGCCGTCTGGTCGATGCTGCTGGCCGACGAACTTGGCGGCGTCGACCCGCTCAAAGTGTTGCGCCTGGCGTTGTTGCACGAACTGGGCGAGGTCAAACTGACCGACATCCCGAAGATCGCCGAGGAGTATCTGCCGCTGGGCGCCAAGGATGCCGCGGAAACGAAGATCGCCGCGGAATTGCTTTCCGGCCTCGAGGTTCGCGGCGAGGAATACCTGCGGCTTTTTACCGAATACCAGGAGGCGCGCACTCGGGAAGCGCGGCTCGTGCACGCCGCCGACAAACTCCAGATGATGGCCAAAGTCCTGCGCTACCAGCAAAACGGCGCGACGGGTGTCGACGGCTTCTGGAACCATGCGCCGAATTTCCGCGATTTCGACCTACCCGAAGTGCGTGAGATATTTGCGGAATTGCGCCGGCGCCGGCCGGTAGTGGCGACGGGTTCGCCGGCGGAGCCTTGA
- a CDS encoding MFS transporter: MTPTPPHSRSQTDWLPSLIVGGYGLFTSVMFFFMPIYFADELGFSGIQIGQLYSVLALAGFLAALPAGLGNDRLTSRSLIIGALVVQGGALFLLNRVSLFPVVLAIYFVWSITNNVFRLSAEMQMLKSDTGERTSQRMSLFLACRFGGLAIGTFFAGYVLYRLDFRGTFLLIGLFCLFLIVPAYRLAPTPIAKNRLSAYWGDLKSWPVILFIGWMFLFTTHWGVEYTCYGLFLKRELHLSLTQMGHYMCVEYLAVLATALLIGPRMGRPGALTAYGIAGLLLSGVGHIGMVNHHVAVSLAFRALHGVGDGIIMVLTYLGIARLFDVNRMGGNAGAINLAMTLGMITGALIAGPLGEKVRYSLPIWVSGILLLLLALPLVAKTRLGKRFG; the protein is encoded by the coding sequence ATGACGCCCACACCGCCGCATTCCCGTTCGCAAACCGATTGGCTGCCCAGCCTGATCGTCGGCGGTTACGGCCTGTTCACCTCGGTGATGTTCTTTTTCATGCCGATTTATTTCGCCGACGAATTGGGTTTCAGCGGCATTCAGATCGGGCAATTGTATTCCGTGCTCGCCCTGGCCGGATTTCTGGCCGCCCTGCCCGCCGGCCTGGGCAACGACCGCCTCACCAGCCGTTCGCTAATCATCGGCGCGCTCGTGGTGCAAGGCGGGGCGCTGTTTCTGCTCAACCGCGTCTCGCTGTTTCCGGTGGTCCTGGCCATCTACTTCGTCTGGTCGATCACCAACAATGTCTTCCGGCTCAGCGCCGAAATGCAAATGCTGAAATCGGATACCGGCGAACGGACGAGCCAACGGATGAGCCTGTTTCTGGCTTGCCGGTTCGGCGGCCTGGCGATCGGGACCTTTTTCGCCGGTTACGTGCTGTACCGGCTCGATTTTCGCGGCACGTTTCTGTTGATCGGCCTGTTCTGCCTGTTTTTGATCGTCCCGGCGTATCGCCTCGCACCGACGCCGATCGCGAAAAACCGGCTGTCGGCCTATTGGGGCGATCTGAAATCCTGGCCGGTGATCCTCTTCATCGGTTGGATGTTCCTGTTCACCACGCATTGGGGTGTGGAATACACCTGCTACGGCTTGTTTCTCAAACGCGAGTTGCACCTGTCGCTGACGCAGATGGGCCACTACATGTGCGTCGAATACCTTGCCGTGCTGGCGACCGCGCTGCTGATCGGTCCGCGGATGGGCCGGCCCGGCGCGCTTACGGCTTACGGCATCGCCGGCCTGCTGCTTTCGGGAGTCGGCCACATCGGCATGGTGAACCACCACGTCGCCGTCTCGCTCGCCTTTCGCGCCTTGCACGGCGTCGGTGACGGCATCATCATGGTGCTGACCTATCTGGGAATCGCCCGCCTGTTCGACGTCAACCGCATGGGCGGCAACGCGGGCGCGATCAATCTGGCGATGACCCTGGGAATGATCACCGGCGCGTTGATCGCCGGGCCGCTCGGCGAAAAAGTCCGCTATAGCCTGCCGATCTGGGTGAGCGGCATCCTGCTCTTGTTGCTGGCCTTGCCGTTGGTGGCGAAAACCCGCCTGGGAAAGCGATTCGGTTAG
- a CDS encoding HDIG domain-containing protein, translated as MTEKSAGITRENAYALLAEKLAGQPRLINHCLATEAILRDLAPRFGADPEFWGIGGLLHDIDLGEVGDDMRRHAEVGAGWLDALGVHPEITLAIRKHNDALGLPRATTYEHALAAAETVTGLIIATALVYPDKKLASVKPKSVAKRYKEKLFAAGADRAIIAECETIGVPLAEFLESSLASMTRIADQLGL; from the coding sequence ATGACCGAGAAATCGGCGGGGATCACCCGGGAAAACGCGTACGCGCTGCTCGCGGAAAAACTGGCCGGCCAGCCCCGGCTGATCAATCACTGCCTGGCGACCGAGGCCATTCTGCGCGATCTGGCGCCGCGTTTCGGCGCGGATCCCGAATTCTGGGGCATCGGCGGCTTGCTGCACGACATCGACCTGGGCGAGGTCGGCGACGACATGCGCCGCCACGCCGAAGTGGGGGCCGGCTGGCTGGACGCGCTGGGCGTTCATCCGGAAATCACGCTGGCCATTCGCAAGCACAACGACGCCCTCGGCCTCCCGCGCGCCACGACCTACGAACACGCCTTGGCCGCCGCGGAAACCGTCACGGGCTTGATCATCGCCACGGCGCTGGTATATCCGGACAAAAAGTTGGCCTCGGTGAAACCAAAAAGCGTGGCGAAGCGCTACAAGGAAAAACTCTTCGCCGCCGGCGCCGATCGGGCAATCATCGCCGAATGCGAAACGATCGGCGTGCCGCTGGCGGAGTTCCTGGAATCCAGTCTGGCTTCCATGACCCGGATCGCCGATCAATTGGGTTTGTAG
- a CDS encoding alcohol dehydrogenase catalytic domain-containing protein → MRALVFDRALTWVDRPLPRHTGECLIRVKKVGICNTDLEITAGYMGFRGVLGHEFVGVVEEGPSEWVDRRVVGEINVGCGDCPSCRQNLPRHCLNRTVLGILGRDGALAEFLSLPAANLHEVPADVKNHEAVFVEPLAAALEIPEQLHLRPIDRVCLIGDGKLAVLIARVLALYGVELVAVGHHPEKLAKLPATERLVEADFYPRRDFDIVIEASGQAGGWNLALKAVRPRGTVVLKSTYAGSFDFNPAPLVIDEITVLGSRCGSFVPALRHLAAGRVQVADLISSTYTFDEAVAAFEAARQPKNLKILIDMP, encoded by the coding sequence ATGCGGGCGCTCGTTTTCGATCGCGCGCTGACCTGGGTCGACCGGCCTCTGCCGCGCCACACCGGCGAATGTCTGATCCGGGTGAAAAAAGTCGGCATCTGCAATACCGATTTGGAAATCACCGCCGGTTACATGGGTTTTCGCGGCGTTCTGGGCCACGAATTCGTCGGCGTGGTGGAGGAGGGGCCGAGCGAGTGGGTGGACCGGCGAGTGGTCGGCGAAATCAACGTCGGCTGCGGCGATTGCCCATCTTGCCGCCAGAATCTGCCCCGCCACTGCCTGAACCGGACTGTCCTGGGCATCCTGGGCCGCGACGGCGCCCTGGCCGAATTCCTCTCGTTGCCCGCCGCGAACCTGCACGAAGTGCCCGCGGATGTGAAAAACCATGAGGCGGTTTTTGTCGAACCGCTGGCGGCGGCGCTCGAAATTCCCGAGCAATTGCATCTGCGGCCGATCGACCGCGTCTGCCTGATCGGCGACGGCAAACTGGCCGTGTTGATCGCGCGGGTTCTGGCGTTGTACGGCGTCGAGTTGGTCGCGGTGGGCCATCATCCGGAAAAACTGGCGAAATTGCCAGCGACCGAACGGCTCGTCGAGGCGGATTTTTATCCCCGGCGCGATTTCGACATTGTGATCGAGGCTTCCGGCCAGGCCGGCGGCTGGAACCTGGCGCTCAAGGCGGTGCGGCCGCGCGGCACGGTGGTGCTGAAATCGACCTACGCCGGTTCGTTCGATTTCAATCCCGCGCCCCTGGTGATCGACGAAATCACGGTGCTCGGCAGCCGTTGCGGCTCCTTCGTGCCGGCGTTGCGACACCTGGCGGCCGGACGGGTGCAAGTTGCGGATTTGATTTCATCGACCTATACTTTCGACGAGGCCGTCGCGGCGTTCGAGGCGGCGCGACAACCGAAAAATTTAAAAATACTGATCGATATGCCGTAA
- a CDS encoding CCA tRNA nucleotidyltransferase has product MGAQKTPVWLVGGAPRDWALEKSAPDFDLVAPRGESLPLGERLAAELGGRFVLLHEDFGACRIVLADGGWLDLTDLQGASIEEDLRRRDLTINALALPWPAADSLLDPTGGLADLADKIARRPSPGCLLADPVRVLRVYRFAAELDLRIEAPTEDEIHAAVSRLPDMPGERVWEELRRILAVESAAPWIERLAQTRILDALLPPLAASAGCAQPSFHHLDVRDHCLEAAKQSDALIADRLYAPALADPDNRALLRLAALLHDAGKPATAAPNHDGDLRFHGHTAKSAELAAAVADRLRLSNQLRRRLTRLVDAHMRPHQLAELLAQNRLTPRSVHKFFKDLQGDWLLCLSLSRADLRATAGPDAPRDGDRQAQLLAEHFTRIAAERRSAAGDAALLRGEDILALGVAPGPRIGEILEAISQARFENPRLTRPEALALAAKLAAGESLSSGQEEP; this is encoded by the coding sequence ATGGGTGCGCAAAAAACTCCCGTCTGGCTGGTCGGCGGCGCGCCGCGCGACTGGGCGCTGGAAAAATCAGCGCCCGATTTCGACCTGGTGGCGCCGCGCGGCGAATCGCTGCCGTTGGGCGAGCGGTTGGCGGCGGAACTTGGCGGGCGCTTCGTGCTCTTGCACGAGGATTTCGGCGCTTGCCGGATCGTGCTGGCTGACGGCGGCTGGCTGGATCTGACGGATCTGCAGGGCGCGTCGATCGAGGAGGATCTGCGACGCCGCGATCTGACGATCAATGCTTTGGCCTTACCCTGGCCCGCCGCCGATTCGTTGCTCGATCCGACCGGCGGCCTGGCCGATCTGGCGGATAAAATAGCCCGCCGACCCTCGCCCGGCTGTCTGCTCGCTGATCCGGTACGCGTTTTACGGGTCTATCGTTTTGCCGCCGAGTTGGATTTGCGGATCGAAGCCCCAACCGAGGACGAAATTCATGCCGCGGTCAGCCGTTTGCCTGACATGCCCGGCGAACGGGTCTGGGAAGAACTGCGCCGGATTTTGGCCGTCGAATCCGCCGCGCCGTGGATCGAACGCCTCGCGCAAACCCGCATCCTCGACGCATTGCTGCCACCGTTGGCGGCGTCCGCCGGCTGCGCGCAACCGTCGTTCCACCACCTGGATGTCCGCGATCATTGCCTCGAAGCGGCGAAACAGAGCGACGCGCTGATCGCCGATCGGTTGTACGCGCCGGCGCTGGCCGATCCCGACAATCGCGCCCTGCTGCGGCTGGCGGCCTTGTTGCACGACGCGGGCAAACCGGCGACCGCCGCGCCGAACCACGACGGCGATCTGCGGTTTCACGGTCATACGGCGAAAAGCGCCGAGTTGGCGGCGGCCGTGGCCGACCGCTTGCGGCTTTCCAATCAACTGCGGCGGCGCCTGACGCGGTTGGTCGACGCCCACATGCGGCCGCATCAGTTGGCGGAGCTACTAGCCCAAAACCGGTTGACCCCGCGCAGCGTGCACAAATTTTTCAAGGACCTGCAGGGCGATTGGCTGCTCTGCCTCTCGCTATCCCGCGCCGATCTGCGCGCCACGGCCGGGCCGGACGCGCCGCGTGACGGCGATCGCCAGGCGCAACTGCTGGCCGAACATTTCACGCGGATCGCCGCCGAGCGGCGGTCGGCGGCCGGCGATGCGGCCCTGTTGCGCGGCGAGGACATTCTGGCGCTCGGCGTGGCGCCCGGGCCGCGGATCGGTGAAATCCTGGAGGCGATCTCGCAGGCACGCTTCGAAAATCCCCGACTGACGCGCCCCGAAGCCCTTGCTTTGGCGGCTAAACTGGCGGCCGGCGAGTCGCTCTCGTCCGGCCAAGAGGAACCGTGA
- a CDS encoding alpha/beta fold hydrolase → MSNPRNILERRSFPRVPVTTVLNAHLRHRDQHLTAEVGDISASGMRVRVEKPWSEGTIVDFEFTLMDDLRPFIGRAEVIHVKGDECRGNGGVCMGLRFLFVQPKTLTAKEMARYALHMQVMNLEQAVNVLLYAWGEIHGNLVDSREFGEPSAGFRQPVLLIHGWLGTRGVLRFLERRLKLEGFPVLSIDLGLLNVGSIEKSSELLTAKVAKLSARMGGVRISALAHSMGGLIALWGLKKLDLGKYVNRLIAVGSPFHGTYMTVPGLALFAPFYKTLWQMTPGSTFLNELHEGPLPADVEIHCVAAREDFFVTPDSATLAGAHNLLIEGGHASLITSRGAINKILALLEKRNPFTPSFD, encoded by the coding sequence ATGAGCAATCCACGCAACATTCTCGAACGACGTTCGTTTCCGCGGGTGCCGGTAACCACCGTCTTGAACGCACACCTGCGCCATCGGGACCAGCACCTCACCGCCGAAGTGGGCGACATCAGCGCCAGCGGCATGCGGGTGCGGGTGGAGAAACCCTGGTCGGAGGGGACGATCGTCGATTTCGAATTCACCCTGATGGACGACCTGCGCCCGTTTATCGGTCGCGCCGAAGTAATTCACGTCAAGGGTGACGAATGCCGAGGGAACGGTGGCGTCTGCATGGGGTTGCGGTTTCTCTTCGTCCAGCCCAAAACGTTGACCGCGAAGGAAATGGCGCGCTACGCGTTGCACATGCAGGTGATGAATCTCGAGCAGGCCGTCAACGTGCTGTTGTATGCCTGGGGCGAAATCCACGGCAACCTGGTCGATAGTCGGGAATTCGGCGAGCCGAGCGCCGGTTTTCGCCAGCCGGTTCTGTTGATCCACGGCTGGCTGGGCACACGCGGCGTGCTCCGTTTTCTGGAGCGCCGGCTGAAGCTGGAAGGCTTTCCCGTCCTTTCCATCGATCTGGGCCTGCTGAACGTCGGTTCGATCGAAAAAAGCAGCGAACTGCTGACCGCCAAGGTGGCGAAGCTTTCCGCGCGGATGGGCGGCGTCCGCATCAGTGCGCTGGCGCATTCGATGGGCGGTCTGATCGCCTTATGGGGCTTGAAAAAACTGGACCTCGGAAAATACGTGAACCGCCTGATCGCCGTCGGTTCGCCGTTCCACGGCACCTACATGACCGTACCCGGGCTGGCGCTGTTCGCGCCGTTCTACAAGACGCTCTGGCAGATGACGCCGGGCTCGACGTTCCTCAACGAATTGCATGAGGGACCGTTGCCGGCCGACGTGGAAATCCACTGCGTGGCCGCGCGCGAGGATTTTTTCGTCACCCCCGACAGCGCCACGCTGGCCGGCGCGCACAATTTGCTCATCGAAGGCGGCCATGCCTCGTTGATCACCAGCCGCGGCGCCATCAACAAGATCCTGGCGCTGCTGGAAAAACGCAACCCATTCACGCCGTCGTTCGACTAA